A DNA window from Mariprofundus aestuarium contains the following coding sequences:
- a CDS encoding DNA translocase FtsK codes for MDVRLLVRESLALLIAGVVIVLLLAMYSFSPLDPSLNRETGEAVRNLTGMAGSYTSDFIYQLFGYAGWIWVALLVMLTIRIGWGRRPYMGGWTALFWLPVILTLAALMHAHIPSGSAVDLLDLPAGPGGALGSMLDATLREPLRALGRDVLLLALLLSSLVAATHWSLVKLLQRCYQGLVGVIAYLTSITQAVFSKAYERKDRMDAREVRKEIRKARPERIAKSEPAVTKQPKVKVSRQAKQQQQAELSFFETAASGFKLPSLNLFGRGEGRQKSHNPEALQAIARMLEKKLLDYRVEGQVIAVHPGPVVTQFELEPSPGTKVNRIVALQDDLARSMAAISVRVAGNIPGKNVIGIELPNEERETVVLHQVLSSTEFANRKLILPIALGVDISGQPVVTDLARMPHLLVAGTTGSGKSVAINAMICSLLMVKTPLDLRMILVDPKMLELSVYDDIPHLLVPVVTNPHKAAKALAWAVYEMERRYQLMSDAKVRNIDGYNKAAEKDEGAERLPYIVIVIDELADLMMVAGKEVEQSICRIAQKARAAGLHLVLATQRPSVDVITGLIKANLPSRLSFQVSSKIDSRTILDQMGAEQLLGNGDSLFLSGGRDLKRVHGAFVSDAEVIDLVEHLKAQGEPDYREEVFEVPTAADGDSAGGMGGDDHDEKYDEAAALVIEKGQCSVSMVQRYLRIGYNRASRLVEHMEREGLVSPPGSGGMRKVLARSSSDGGGVIE; via the coding sequence ATGGATGTTCGTCTGTTAGTTCGCGAATCGCTGGCCTTACTGATTGCCGGTGTTGTCATTGTTTTGCTGCTGGCGATGTACAGCTTCTCACCGCTGGATCCGTCACTCAATCGTGAAACAGGCGAGGCAGTGCGGAACCTGACCGGCATGGCTGGTTCCTATACCTCCGATTTTATCTATCAGCTGTTTGGTTATGCAGGCTGGATCTGGGTTGCCCTGCTGGTGATGTTAACAATTCGTATCGGTTGGGGGCGTCGTCCTTACATGGGGGGGTGGACCGCCCTGTTCTGGCTGCCGGTTATTCTGACGCTGGCGGCACTGATGCATGCCCATATTCCATCCGGTTCAGCTGTCGATCTGCTTGATCTTCCGGCTGGTCCTGGTGGTGCGCTTGGTTCAATGCTGGATGCGACACTGCGTGAACCCTTACGCGCTCTTGGCCGCGATGTGCTGCTGCTTGCCCTGCTACTTTCAAGCCTTGTTGCGGCAACCCACTGGTCACTGGTGAAGCTGTTGCAGAGATGTTATCAAGGTTTAGTCGGCGTTATCGCCTATCTGACCAGTATCACTCAGGCTGTGTTTTCAAAGGCCTATGAGCGCAAGGATCGCATGGATGCGCGCGAGGTTCGCAAGGAGATTCGCAAGGCCCGCCCTGAACGCATTGCCAAATCAGAACCCGCTGTAACCAAGCAGCCAAAGGTGAAGGTGTCTCGCCAGGCCAAGCAACAGCAACAGGCTGAGCTCTCCTTCTTCGAAACTGCAGCATCCGGTTTCAAGCTTCCCTCTTTAAACCTGTTTGGTCGTGGAGAGGGACGGCAGAAGTCCCACAATCCGGAGGCACTGCAGGCGATAGCCCGTATGCTGGAGAAGAAGCTTCTCGATTACAGGGTGGAGGGGCAGGTAATAGCTGTGCACCCGGGCCCTGTGGTAACGCAGTTTGAACTGGAGCCGTCACCGGGCACCAAGGTGAATCGTATCGTTGCACTGCAGGATGACTTGGCCCGCTCGATGGCTGCGATCAGTGTGCGTGTGGCCGGAAATATTCCGGGTAAGAATGTGATCGGCATCGAGCTTCCGAATGAGGAGCGTGAGACAGTCGTTCTGCATCAGGTCCTCTCCAGTACGGAGTTCGCCAACCGTAAACTTATTTTACCGATTGCTCTCGGCGTCGATATTTCTGGCCAGCCGGTAGTAACTGATCTTGCCCGCATGCCACATCTGCTGGTGGCCGGTACTACCGGTTCTGGTAAGTCGGTGGCGATCAATGCCATGATCTGTTCTCTGCTGATGGTGAAGACACCACTGGACCTGCGAATGATTCTTGTCGATCCGAAGATGCTGGAACTCTCTGTTTACGATGATATTCCACATCTTCTGGTGCCAGTGGTGACCAATCCACATAAGGCGGCCAAGGCACTGGCATGGGCGGTTTACGAGATGGAGCGCCGTTACCAGTTGATGAGTGATGCCAAGGTGCGCAATATCGATGGCTACAACAAGGCCGCAGAAAAAGATGAGGGAGCCGAGCGTCTCCCTTATATCGTGATTGTGATTGATGAGCTGGCTGACCTGATGATGGTGGCGGGTAAAGAGGTGGAGCAGTCGATCTGTCGTATCGCACAGAAGGCGAGGGCGGCGGGGCTGCATCTGGTGCTGGCAACCCAGCGTCCGAGTGTCGATGTCATTACCGGACTGATCAAGGCTAACCTGCCGAGCCGTCTCTCCTTCCAGGTTTCATCGAAGATTGATTCGAGAACCATTCTTGACCAGATGGGTGCTGAACAGCTTCTCGGAAATGGCGACAGCTTGTTCCTGAGCGGCGGTCGTGACCTTAAACGTGTGCACGGCGCATTTGTCTCTGATGCAGAAGTGATTGATCTGGTCGAACATCTGAAGGCGCAGGGTGAGCCCGATTATCGGGAAGAAGTCTTCGAGGTTCCTACTGCAGCCGATGGAGACAGCGCTGGCGGTATGGGTGGCGATGATCATGATGAAAAATATGATGAGGCGGCGGCACTGGTGATCGAGAAGGGGCAG